The following proteins are co-located in the Methanobacterium formicicum DSM 3637 genome:
- a CDS encoding PIG-L deacetylase family protein, with the protein MTTNSPQSSPKSNLKKLFLIVLGLIAIISVICLFLTYLNTPGYAQMPEIHSNDRILVFAPHPDDESLAAGGLIKRARDLNATVMVVVMTDGSSAATPDELSQYLEKSNKSNSTGIAELRYQETTSALSKLGVNTSNIIFLGYPDTGLRFLFEDYWDPDKPYQSNTPFNHFDHSPYNFTYQPNVTYTGSNVAENLKQIMNDFKPTIIIVPDGLDEHRDHWATNAFVMYSAAATNFKGTIYTYLVHKGGTKWPSPPNYQPSLNLTPPQELQSQNISWIETPLTSDEEKAKEEAVNSYGLPLSLTKGYLKSFIRTNELFIIPQTVNAQIISSTNFTKTGMPSSSFEDVRYDYNTKTLKTSDEMSSVRVARDNENCYIVINSTHQINGELIYQYHFRLLENGQFKRLDVKVQNGTAVYEKKSVNNLQPENNATAEVQGNILVLKIPLNIFKNVSFLMMNTDVNDKNGQLMDLSAWRELKVA; encoded by the coding sequence ATGACTACCAATTCACCTCAATCTTCTCCAAAGTCAAACCTTAAAAAACTCTTTTTAATTGTTTTAGGTTTAATCGCGATTATTAGTGTAATCTGTTTATTTTTAACCTATCTGAATACCCCCGGATACGCTCAAATGCCTGAAATTCATAGTAATGATAGAATCCTGGTTTTTGCTCCCCACCCCGATGATGAATCACTTGCTGCTGGAGGTTTGATTAAAAGGGCCAGAGATTTGAATGCCACTGTTATGGTGGTGGTGATGACTGACGGGAGCAGTGCAGCCACACCAGATGAACTGTCTCAGTATCTTGAAAAAAGTAACAAAAGCAATTCCACGGGAATTGCAGAATTAAGGTACCAGGAAACTACCAGTGCCCTGAGTAAATTGGGAGTCAATACCAGCAACATCATTTTTCTGGGTTATCCTGATACTGGCCTCAGATTTCTATTTGAGGATTACTGGGATCCTGATAAACCATATCAAAGCAACACACCCTTCAATCATTTCGATCATTCTCCTTACAATTTCACCTACCAACCAAACGTCACTTACACTGGATCGAATGTTGCGGAAAACTTGAAACAGATAATGAATGATTTTAAACCCACAATCATCATTGTTCCAGATGGATTGGATGAACATCGTGACCACTGGGCCACCAATGCATTTGTAATGTATTCTGCAGCTGCAACCAACTTCAAAGGAACGATCTACACCTATCTGGTTCATAAGGGAGGGACTAAATGGCCTTCACCTCCCAATTATCAGCCTTCCCTCAACTTAACACCCCCTCAAGAACTGCAGAGCCAGAATATTAGCTGGATTGAGACCCCACTAACTTCAGATGAAGAAAAAGCAAAAGAAGAAGCCGTTAACTCCTATGGACTTCCCCTTTCCCTCACCAAGGGTTATTTGAAATCTTTCATCAGGACTAATGAACTATTCATTATTCCACAAACAGTTAACGCCCAAATAATCAGTTCTACGAATTTTACAAAGACAGGAATGCCTTCATCTTCATTTGAAGATGTGAGGTATGATTATAATACCAAAACCCTAAAAACTTCTGATGAAATGAGTTCAGTGAGAGTAGCACGTGATAATGAAAACTGTTACATTGTAATAAACTCCACTCACCAAATCAATGGGGAACTTATTTACCAGTACCATTTCCGATTACTGGAAAATGGACAATTCAAACGCTTGGATGTTAAAGTTCAAAATGGTACTGCAGTCTATGAAAAAAAATCTGTTAACAACCTCCAGCCTGAAAATAATGCCACAGCTGAAGTCCAGGGCAACATATTGGTGTTGAAGATACCCCTGAATATTTTTAAGAATGTATCCTTTTTGATGATGAACACCGATGTCAATGATAAAAATGGGCAATTGATGGACTTATCTGCCTGGAGAGAGCTTAAGGTAGCTTGA